The Geminocystis sp. M7585_C2015_104 genome contains the following window.
TGGTGGGGAAAAAGTGATGAGGGGGTTAAAGGCACTGTAATAAACCCTGGCTGCTGCATATTTCACCCATTTGCAGATAAGTCATTGGATTCCATAAGCAAAGATTTTTCCCATTGAGGTGAGAAGCTACAGAGATGAAATGGATGAGGTGGGTAAATCCCCTCACTCAGGGGAGTGACAACCATAGAGGTTTCACCCCGACGCCCCGTGGCTGCGCAGTGAATGACCCATTTCTCCGATAATACTGATGATTTGGAGTCTTTTTCGGGGAAGACTGATGTATGATGACACCAAGGGTAAGGGATTGGTGACCATGGGGATTTCCCACCATAGCCCACTTTTGCCACCAACACCCCCTACTACTGGCATATCCTATTGTCTCTACGGCTAACCCCTAACAAGGGGGGTGGAGTTATATTCTTTCTTCACATTTCTTAATTTTCTCTTCCTTCCCCGCCGCTTTACTTCCTGCTAAAATGGGGGGGCGGGTCGTGCTGGCTTATTCATGTGCCCTTCCATGGGGGAGTAGGCCGGGTGGGATTTTAACGATAATCATCACCATTAACACGGCAACATCCAAAACAAGCAAACGGCATCAATAGCGGGGATTGGAACAAAAGCGGGAGGATTGCAAAAGCGCAACCTTTGATTCTAGGCACCGCGCATACCCCCTCTTGGCGTTAACAGCAGGCTGGAGATTTTATGAAATAAATTATCAATAACCCCGTTGCTCGGCCCTCCGGGGGGCGCCCATTAACGGCCAATCTAGCAGAGAAGGGAGAAAAATGTCAAGGGGAGGGGGGTGTAGCGTAGAAAGGGTCTATTATTATACACCTGTACTGGTAAAAGTAAATCAGGAAAACTGTTTTTGCAGAAGGCAGATAATGGGAAGATTGGCGGGGGGAAACTCAAACTCATGTAGTTGTGGCACTCTTACCCAGGCTATTTCAGCACATTGTAGCGGTTGGGGGGTGCCAGTGACAATCTCACATAGGTAGACATAGAGGGTAACGACAAAAGAGGGGTAGGAGTGGGTAATTTCTGTCAGAAATCGATTCACCCTGACAACAACCCCCAACTCCTCTTGGATTTCCCTCACAATACACTCCTCTGCTGTCTCCCCCGCCTCTATCTTGCCGCCGGGAAACTCCCACAGATTAGCCATTTCCCCTCTAGGCAAACGTCTGTCAATCAAAACCTTCCCGTCATTGACGATAACCGCCACTCCAATTCGTTTGTGAGGCATAGTCATGAGTTTTTGCTGCAACATGTTAACAATTGTCTAGGAGAAAACCATCTTACATCCAACTCAAAATTAGTGGCTAGTGGTTGGCAAGGGGAGAATGAGGGGCAAAGGACTAATGGGAATACAACAGTTATCTGTTACCATCATTTGGCTTTTACCATAGTCTTTTATGGTGGGGAAAACAGCCGTTGTCTGTAAATGTTCATGCCCGTAGATTCTATCCCAAAATAAACGACTATATAGATGTTGAAAAAATGGGAGTAGCCAGTATTTATTGGGATTATTTTTTTAAAAACATTAACTCCGCATTTTAATATCCAGAAATTATATCATTATCCGCCAGTAAAATTTTATTAAAATATATTGTATTCAACCTATCTGTGAATTTAATATTTTGGATATTAGCCCTATTTAACCAACCATCCTATTTTAAAATTATCTCGATGATAGATAGTAGGAATAAATCATGGATATTTAGTTTAGCGAAACAAAAAAAGTATGACTTTTAGGATAATATCTCTCATGGCCATTTTCCGAGAAAAAAAGGTAACAGTAGATTGCACTACTGAATATTGTCCACGGAAGATGAAAAATGACGGGGCGAATAAGGAAGATATTATTGCCTGTCTGACATACAGAATAAATCTGCCGGCGGATTAGGTTACACTTTTACAACTAGCCAGAGATATTTTAAACAATCCCCTTCAACAAGGTTACCTAGTCATTTTAAATGCCTTGAATTGTTGAAATAATTTAAACCATGCAAATCCTTGGTTACCGTTTAACATCGAGAGGACTTATTTACTTGAAATAAATTCTGGGCGGTGGAGTTTAATTTGGAGGTGTTAACCCCGAGATATTTGAGAATATTGAAATATTAATATTCTTCGGAATTCAGGTTTAATTTGAGCAAACAGCTGGTAAATTACTGGTAGTATAAATAAGACGGCGGAATCGGGAGTAGTTGAAAATGGCCACCAAAATATCCCTACTTTAGTCAATTCAATCTCCCATTGTATTGTAAAAAAATCAATCGTAAAACATAATTGAACCTAGCCGTGGCAAGGGTAATTATATTCTTGCTGCCTTGTCCTCATTTGACAATAACAATATTGAAATAACTGTGAGGGTTGAAATACATAAACATTATGGGCAGTATGCCAAGTTTAGTATAATTGAATTTCATCCGTCTGGAAATCCAAGTAGTGGCATAAAAAACTTCTCAAAATAAAAACCTACATTTTTGTGACAAAAGTGAAGTCTTAACCCCGGGGAATCCTTGGTTAACCAACTAAAAATTAAGCCAACTCTCATCAAACAATTGCCCTAAGGAATTTAATGCTGTCACGGGGCAATCTTGATATTGGCTAGTGCATTGTCTTGAGATTGCTAAGTGTTTTCCAAAACACTAACTTACATCTGACACTTATGTTAGGCAATTCTTTCATAAAAAAATTATAATTATGCCAAGGTATTTTAACTATAAAATTGTGAAAATAGGCCAGTTCAATATAGACTGCCACACTGGAAATTTAATGCACCAAATTTAATACACCGCCTCAATATACATGTGAGGATAGGAGGAGATTTGGTTTTCTTGAGTAAGAATTTGCCTATACCGGAAATTTATAAAAATTCTCCCCAGAAATGGAGAGAAGGGATAAAACATAATTTCGCCCGCTGTGAAAATGGAGTTGGGAAGGATTAACAGCCATTTATTTGACTATTATTTTCTCCCATTTTAATGTTGAATGAAGGTCTACATCCCAGAAATGTTTTGATTCCGGAAATAATAGGATAGAGAAGGAATGTATCCATTTTATCAGGGACAAATGTCCGGCGCGCATATAATACCATGGGGATGAAAAATAGCCTAATTTCCCAATATTTTGCACGGGGAAATGCTTCCTATAGAATAGCCATAATTCTGCCATTGAAAGGGAAGGCACTATTGTTGGACGATAAGAGGTACTTTTTAAGTTTTGACAACCAGAAAAATGCCGTGTTTACCCTCCCAATACTGAACTCATCGAAAGTAAATAGTTCTCTGAAATCAATAACATCTTCTGATAGTAAAAGAATAATAACAAAAGAGGTTGTCGGGGGAATAGATACGGGGAGTAAATAAGCCAGTATTATTACACCAGCCGAAATAGAAAATGAAGTCAATCGAATAAGAAAGGAATACAGAATGCCCGTCTACAAAACGGCATGGAATGACTATTTAGAGGTGACTATTTAGAAGTTTTAAAAATCAAAAGTAATCTAAAAACCTAGGACTATTTTAACGTCAAGTCAAAAGGAAAAGGGAAAGGAAAAGAGCAATCGACATTAAAGTATAAGGCAAAGTTATGGGTTTTTGCTACAGGACAACAGGGCAATAACCCTCCCCTTGATTTCCTTGTCTAACCAATAGGTGTTAGAAGAAAGGGATTTTAAAGAGGAGGCAGTAACTTGCCATCGGGATTGGGGAGAGAAAATAACTAACTCTGCTTCCTCTCCCCTAGCTAACTTCACCGGCTTTTGGTTTAAACAGCGAAGAGGATTAACAGACAAGGCTCGCCATAATTGTATAGCCGACAAATAGCCGGTGTCTACTAGATTCTGCCACAACAATGGTAACGCTAATTCTAAACCAATGGCACCGGGGGGGGCAGCCGCAAAACCTACATTCTTCTCCTCAATAGTATAGGGGGTGTGGTCAATGGCAATAGCGTCGATAATACCAGATTTTACCCCCTCTATTAGAGCTAGACGATCGTCTTCTGTGCCCAGCGGTGGCTCAAAACGTAGGTTAGGATCATAACTAGCTACTACTTCTATGTTAAGCAGCAGGTGATGCCAATTTACACTGGCAGTAACAGGCAAATTCTCCTCCTTGGCGCGTCTTATCAACTCCACCCCCTTTTGAGTGGAAATACGCATCAGATGAATGGGGGTTCCAGTAAAGGATACAATCTCTAATAGGGAAGCAATGGCTACTGTTTCTGCAATGAAGGGGCTACCTGTAAGACCCAAACGTACAGAAGTGCGACTCTCTCTGGCTACTCCATCCCCTCGTAAATGTAGCTGGGTAGGAGACAAGGCTATGGGCAATTGAAACATACGTCCATATTCTAACAACCTTCTGACCAGCTGAAGATTATCATGAGGGCGGTTGTCAGTAAAACCCACCACCCCCGCAGAGGCCAAATCTGCCAATTGGGCAATATTCTTCCCCCCAAGACTGTCTGTGAGGGCGCCCCAAATATAACAGCGAAGGGGAAGAGAATCAGTTTGTTTTTTTAACCAGGTTACCGTATTAGGATTATCCACAGGGGGATTGGTGTCAGGAAGAATGGCTACCCTTGACACCCCTCCCGCCCTCGCCGCCGCAGCTAAACTTTCTAGTGTTTCCCTCTCTTCGTAACCCGGAGTGCCACTGCTACAGAATATGTCAACCAACGCGGGTGCTACAACCAAACCAGTGCCATCAATGATTTCTATTGAGCCCTCAGAATCCTCAGCAGAAAGGTCGACTTTTGGGCTAATTTCCTGAATAATACCATCTTCAATAAGAATATCCCCGACTTGCTCGATTTGTGTATTGGGATCTAAAATTCGGACCTGTTGTAACAGTTTTCTACTACTCACCTTATTTTCCCCCAAAGGGCTCTAATCGGCTAAACTTTCCCAAGCCCGAGTTATTATTTTACTCAACCAGCGTCTCTGTACATGATCTAATATAGGATCCTCCCTTAGTATTTCCTTTACTAACTCTTCTAGGGTTTTTCCCTCCCTTCTGGCCCTTCTCACTACTTCTGCTATAGCCTGTGCTACCAACTCAGGGGAAACCCTTGTTTTTGCCTCTTTAGCCCTTCTCGCCACTTCTTCTATCTCTACAGAGCCTATCATCTTTCTCTCCCTCCTCCTATAATGTTAACTTTTGTAACAAGACTCTCATTTTTCCCTTTTTCAAAAGTCTAGCGCTAAACGAATCAATGCTCAAGTGAATAGAGGTTTTTCTTAACATTTATCTCTCCTATGCTTAACATTCATTTATATTAAACATGGTATTAATTTTTGTAAAAAAAAGAAAATTGGTAAAATTTTATACAGAATTTTGTTATAATAGTGGCAGAGGGAGGAAAAAGGAGGAAAAGGGTATGAGAACTGAAAACCAAGCAAGGGCATTAATGGCAAGACACCACCACCTGGTCAAAAACCGCCAACAGTCCATGTTGGGAAGGACGGCTGCAGAATTGGGGATTGACATAAATCCCAAAGAGTATTGGAATCCAGTACAAGGCAAGCCTGATCCCAGTTTTCGGGCTGCCTACGATCGCAGTCACGCCGCCTTGAGCTGAAAAGAACTAGAGAAGGAACATCTATCGGTGTCTCATATAGGCAATAGCGTGAGTCCACACCAAAACCTTTTCCTGATTCACAGTAAATATTGCCAGACAATTGTCATCCTGCCAACGGATAACCCCCTCGAAAGTCTTGTTGTTGAGCAAGACAACCTCCACGGGGGTTTGATTTTTGATGAGAGACTGAATTAGTCGTACACTGGGTAAGCCGGTGTTAAAGACAGTCATAATAGTTGTTGTGGTCAATTACAAGTCAAAAGTTTAACAATGACACTGAAGTTTAGCAAATATCACGGCTTGGGCAATGATTTTATTTTGATTGATAATCGTCACCAGTCCCAATTATTAATATCCCCCGAGGAGGTAGTAAGACTGTGTGAGCGGCATTTTGGTGTAGGGGCTGACGGAGTGATTCTGGTGCTACAGGGGCAGGATGGTTGTGATTATACTATGAGAATCTTCAATGCTGACGGCTCAGAAGCCGAGATGTGTGGCAATGGGATTCGTTGTTTTGCCAGATTTGTCAGCGAATTGGAAGGCAAAGAAGAAGTGGGTAGGACTTATCGGATCAAAACCCTAGCTGGTGTCATTTCTCCCACCCTTATGGGAAATGGACAGGTGAAAGTAGACATGGGCCAACCTCAATTAGAGGCAGAGAAAATTCCCACCACCCTTGGCGAGAGGGGGAAACCAGTGGTGAGTGTCCCCCTAGTTGTAACCCATCAGGAATACTCCGTCACCTGTGTTAGTATGGGTAATCCTCACTGTGTTATTTTTGTAGATGATTTACTTACAATAAGACTAGAAGAAATCGGCCCCCTGTTGGAAACCCATCCTGCCTTCCCTCAAAAAACTAACGTAGAATTCGTCCAGCCAGTAAACGCCAACCACCTGAAAATGCGAGTTTGGGAAAGAGGCGCCGGAATCACCCTTGCCTGTGGCACTGGCGCTTGTGCCACCCTGGTGGCTGGCGTGTTAAATAACCTATGTAACCGGACAGCTACAGTTGAGTTACCGGGAGGTTCCTTGCAGATAGAATGGAATCCCCAAGACAATCATGTGTACATGACTGGCCCCGCTACAAAGGTATTTTCCGGAGAAATAACCTAAAAAAAAGTGCTAATTGTTACCTGGGAAAAAAATTAAGGATTTTTTCATTATTTCCCAGAAATATGATGAAAAAAGAACAAAAGAGGTCTAATACGGGGATTGGTAGCCCACTTTACAACCAAAACTGAGTGTAGAATGTTAACTTAGGTGTATAAACTTAATGGGAATTAATTTGCTGGACAAGAACCATGGCACAAATACTAGACCCAGTCCCAAACAACGGTGGTAAGAGTATCCTCTGCTGTTACGTCAATGCCACCAGCAGGATCCAGGTGGTGAGAATAACTAACATCAAAAATTGGTATTTTGAAAGGGTAGTATTTCCAGGACAAAGACTGATTTTTGAGGCTTTACCAGAGGCTGTTTTAGAGGTTCACACTGGTATGATGGCCAGTGCAGTCCTCTCTGACAAAATTCCCTGTAGTACGCTCTCTATAGAAGAACAACAAGAAGAGACATCCTCCGAAAGGGAAAAAGTACTAACTTCTTAAGAGAAAATAGTGGGGAAAATTAGAATACTTCTCTTCTGACGTTTAAAAACCCCTCAAATAACAATAAGAATTTAACTGGAAAACCCCTTTCCGCTGACGGAATTTAGCCCTCATTGCCAAGAGAATTTGGATGGGAAAAGGGCATAGTTTCTCTTATGCCCCCCCGTGGTGCCTGAGTTTTAGTTGGCCAAGAATTTTTGCACAAAAGCCAAATTGGCAGTGTCTCTTAGGATCAAGAAAAATCCTAACCCCAACAAAAGTGCTAGCCCAGTTTGCACAATCCCCTCTTGTATCTTGTTGGGGAGAGGTTTGCCTCTAATGGCTTCCAACAGAAGAAACAACAGTTGTCCTCCATCAAGGGCTGGAAGGGGCAGAATGTTAATAATGGCAAGATTTATACTAATAAGGGCTCCAAACTGCAAAAGACTGTTTAAATCATCCCTGGCCAGCTCGGCGCCAACTGCCACAATGGCAACAGGACCTGCTAGTTGGTTGGCATTCTCTTGAAAATTAGTGAGTAGCTGTCTAAAACCATTGAGAGTCAGCTCAGTATAGTTTTGAAATTGGTCAGCTGCAGTGGTTAAAACTTCAAAAAAACTACGGGCGGGGCGTCTGACCACCTCGCCGTTGGGGGCCAACATGACACCGATTCTTCCCTCCCCCTTGTCGCCAGGGGTGGGGGTGACAGGAATATAAAGAATCTCGTCCCCTCTCTTGACGGTAAACTGGAGGGTTTGGTTGGGAGACTGTTGGATGATTGTCCTTAACTTCTCCATTCCTTCTTGTTGCGGGGGAAGAGGTTTATTGTTAACAGCCAAGACAACATCCCCGCTTTGCAAACCGGCGGCGATGGCGGCAGAGTTAGGTTGGTCTAGGATTTGTGGTATTAAGACTCCCTGCTGGTAGTTGATTTCCTGTATGCCATTGATGGCTACGTGCCCCACCAGGAGAAAATAAGCAAAAATCAGATTAGCAACAACCCCGGCACTAATAACAATAACCCTGTCCACAATAGGGCGATTGCGCAGTAAATCCGGGTCATCGGCGGGAATCCCGCTATCTGGATCATCGTCGGGGAAGGCTACATATCCCCCCAAAGGAAAAGCCCTTATGGCATATTCTGTCTCCTCGCCCTTATACTTGAAAAGGGCAGGCCCAAAACCAATGGAAAACCTATTCACGTGAATCCCCTGTAGTCTCGCCGCCCCAAAGTGTCCCAACTCGTGCACCACAATTAGAATCCCCAAAACAGCAATCGCCGCCAAAACTGACATATATTCTTTCACTCTTCTCTAAAATGCCACTTAAGACCCATTATAGTAGGAAAAGAAGTAAATTCTCACCCGGCCGGCTCCCCCGGAAGCTACAATACCATAGCTAGATGGTCTCTATGAAGAGGATAATATGCCCAGGACTCAGAAAAACGCTAACTTTATAGACAAAACCTTTACAATAATGGCAGATATTCTCCTCAAAATTCTCCCTATTGATGCCAAAGCAAAAGCGGCCTTCGTCTACTATCGAGATGGCATGTCAGCTCAAGCAGAAGGAGAATACGCCGAAGCCCTGGAAAACTACTATGAAGCCCTCAAATTGGAAGACGATCCCATTGACCGCAGTGAGATCCTATACAATATTGGTCTGATCCATGCCAGTAATGGGAAACTAGAAGAAGCCTTGGACTACTACCATCAGTGTATAGCCCTAAACCCCCGTAAAGCCTCCGCCTTCAACAACATTGCCGTGATATACCACTTCCAGGGGGAAAAACTCAAACAGATGGGCAAAGAAGACGAGGCAGAGGCCATGTTTGACAAGGCGGCAGAGTACTGGAAACAGGCCATTCGCCTAGCCCCAAACAACTATCTGGAGGCTCAAAACTGGCTGAAAACCACCGGTAGAGCCGACATTGACCTACTATTATAGCAGTAATAAAAGGAGTTCTATGAGTCTAAGTGAGGCAGAAGTAAGAAAAGTAGCCAATTTAGCCCGTCTACAGCTAACAGAGGCAGAAGAAAAACAATTTGCCCGACAGTTGAGTGATATTCTCGACTACTTCCAACAATTACAGGAATTGGACACGGAAGGGGTCGAACCAACCACCAGGGCAATCGAAGTAAGTAATGTCACCCGTGAGGACCTCCACATCCCCTACGGAAACAGAGAAGAACTGCTCAATTTAGCCCCCATAAGGGAGGACGAATTCTTCCAAGTGCCCAAGATCCTCACCTAGGGGTGTGATAAGGGGGCTTTTGGGGTTTACAATCATAAACCCCTACTTTATTACCCCTACTCTATAGCCCCCGTTCACTGTGGTACGAATCTCTCTTTTTCTGGCACTTCGGTGTACTCGGCTACAATTTGCCGGAATTCCTCCCCGTCAATGGTTTCTTTTTCAATCAACAGGTCCACCAGGCGATCAATAACCTCCCGGTTGTCGCGGATAATCTGACGGGCTACCTGATGGCCGTGTTCGACAATTTTCCTGATTTGCTCGTCAATGTAGGCCGCTACCTCTTCAGAATACTCCGCCCGACTCATCCAACCCGCACCTAGGAAGATTTCGCCCCCTACCTCTAGAGAAAGAGGTCCTAGTTCACTCATCCCGAAACGGGTTACCATCTGTCGCGCCAGTTCTGTAGCCTGTTGTATATCTCCCGCAGCTCCTGTGGTAACCTCGTCATAGCCAAACACTTCCTCCTCGGCAGCACGACCGCCCATAGCACCGGCAATACGGGCCATGAGTTGCGCCTTGGTGAGCATGTTCTGTTCCTCTCCGGGCATGAACCAAGTCAAACCCTGGGCGCGGCCACGAGGAATCAGTGTTACCTTTTGTACTGGATCGTGATCTTTGAGGAGAGTGCCCACGATAGCATGTCCCACCTCATGGTAGGCGATAAGACGTTTACTCTTGCTGTCTACCAAGGGGGTGCCCTCCATCCCCGCTACCACCCTGTCAATGGCATCATCAATCTCCAACATGGTAATTTCCGGTTTGCGACGACGGGCAGTCAAAATAGCAGCCTCGTTGAGGAGGTTAGCCAAGTCAGCCCCACTGAAACCGGGAGTGCGACGAGCAATAGCCTCTAAAGACACCTCGGGAGATAATTTCTTGTTGCGGGCATGAACTTCTAAAATTGCCACTCTGCCCTTAAAATCCGGTGGATCTACTATTACCTGACGGTCAAACCGGCCAGGACGTAGCAAGGCGGCGTCTAACACGTCTACCCGGTTGGTGGCAGCAATGACAATAATCCCCGTATTGCCCTCAAAACCGTCCATTTCCGTCAGCAACTGGTTGAGGGTTTGTTCCCTTTCGTCATTACCCCCACCAATACCGGCTCCCCTCTGTCTGCCAACGGCGTCAATCTCGTCGATGAAAATGAGACAGGGAGCATTCTCCTTGGCTTTCCTGAACAAGTCACGCACCCTGGAGGCCCCTACCCCTACAAACATTTCCACAAATTCCGAACCAGAAATGCTGAAAAAGGGAACCCCCGCCTCGCCAGCAATAGCCTTAGCCAGTAGGGTTTTACCTGTACCGGGAGGTCCTACTAATAATACCCCCTTAGGTATTTTTGCCCCCACGGCGGTGAATTTTTCTGGTTGCTTCAAGAAGGTGACAATCTCCTGTAACTCTTCCTTTGCCTCGTCAATTCCAGCCACATCGTCAAAGGTAACCCCCGTTTTCGCCTCCATCATGAAACGAGCACGGGATTTGCCAAAATTCATGGCTTGTCCCGGACTTCCTGGTATATTGCTAGAACGACGGAACAGCAAAAACAGGGAGCCAATGAGTAACATGGGGAATAGTAAATTGCCCAAAAGCCCCCAAATTGCCCCGTCATTGCGCGCCGGGTGGTAATCAAAGGTCACTCCTGACTCCTTCAACTTTTCAATTAATTCAGGGGTAGCCCCGGGCAGATCCACTCTCAGCCGTTGGACTTGATGCAATTCAGGATCAATAGCTTCCACAATAGCTGTACGACCGTTGTCATATAGGTCAACACTGCTAACTTTCCCCTTTTCCAGGTATTCCAAAAAGCGACCATAGGTCATACGGGTGCTAGCAGTGTTAATGCCACTGCCCATGTTAACCACAAAACTCCCCTGCCACAAGAAAAAGCCTACCACCAAAAGAGGTATAGCCCACAGGAGGAGTGTTCGCCAAGATGATTTCATAATTGTTTCCCTTTTAAATGTTTTCCCTTGTCTATTTTTTTGCCAGGGAAGTATTGTTAATCTATTATCCCTGGTTTTTTTCTTTTCTTTTCCTTTTTTGTCCCAATTAAAATAACAAGTCCTTCTTAACTAAACTTAACATAATTCTCAGGGGGGTGACAACAGTGTCTTTGCCAAGACATTTCGGTTTTCCCCCCTGGCCAGGATTATTGTCATCAATGTTGCCAAAACCGCTAAGATAAAAGGAGAAAAGGAAATAAGGGCAATAAGATTTATCTATGAAACTGAAAATAGCCGAGATATTAGCGAGATATGAGCTGGGAGAGAGGGATTTTGAGGGGGTAAAGTTGGTGGAGGGGGAA
Protein-coding sequences here:
- the mutT gene encoding 8-oxo-dGTP diphosphatase MutT, which codes for MTMPHKRIGVAVIVNDGKVLIDRRLPRGEMANLWEFPGGKIEAGETAEECIVREIQEELGVVVRVNRFLTEITHSYPSFVVTLYVYLCEIVTGTPQPLQCAEIAWVRVPQLHEFEFPPANLPIICLLQKQFS
- a CDS encoding dihydroorotase, which codes for MSSRKLLQQVRILDPNTQIEQVGDILIEDGIIQEISPKVDLSAEDSEGSIEIIDGTGLVVAPALVDIFCSSGTPGYEERETLESLAAAARAGGVSRVAILPDTNPPVDNPNTVTWLKKQTDSLPLRCYIWGALTDSLGGKNIAQLADLASAGVVGFTDNRPHDNLQLVRRLLEYGRMFQLPIALSPTQLHLRGDGVARESRTSVRLGLTGSPFIAETVAIASLLEIVSFTGTPIHLMRISTQKGVELIRRAKEENLPVTASVNWHHLLLNIEVVASYDPNLRFEPPLGTEDDRLALIEGVKSGIIDAIAIDHTPYTIEEKNVGFAAAPPGAIGLELALPLLWQNLVDTGYLSAIQLWRALSVNPLRCLNQKPVKLARGEEAELVIFSPQSRWQVTASSLKSLSSNTYWLDKEIKGRVIALLSCSKNP
- a CDS encoding RNA chaperone Hfq, with amino-acid sequence MTVFNTGLPSVRLIQSLIKNQTPVEVVLLNNKTFEGVIRWQDDNCLAIFTVNQEKVLVWTHAIAYMRHR
- a CDS encoding diaminopimelate epimerase, whose amino-acid sequence is MTLKFSKYHGLGNDFILIDNRHQSQLLISPEEVVRLCERHFGVGADGVILVLQGQDGCDYTMRIFNADGSEAEMCGNGIRCFARFVSELEGKEEVGRTYRIKTLAGVISPTLMGNGQVKVDMGQPQLEAEKIPTTLGERGKPVVSVPLVVTHQEYSVTCVSMGNPHCVIFVDDLLTIRLEEIGPLLETHPAFPQKTNVEFVQPVNANHLKMRVWERGAGITLACGTGACATLVAGVLNNLCNRTATVELPGGSLQIEWNPQDNHVYMTGPATKVFSGEIT
- a CDS encoding DUF1830 domain-containing protein, with translation MAQILDPVPNNGGKSILCCYVNATSRIQVVRITNIKNWYFERVVFPGQRLIFEALPEAVLEVHTGMMASAVLSDKIPCSTLSIEEQQEETSSEREKVLTS
- the rseP gene encoding RIP metalloprotease RseP, whose amino-acid sequence is MSVLAAIAVLGILIVVHELGHFGAARLQGIHVNRFSIGFGPALFKYKGEETEYAIRAFPLGGYVAFPDDDPDSGIPADDPDLLRNRPIVDRVIVISAGVVANLIFAYFLLVGHVAINGIQEINYQQGVLIPQILDQPNSAAIAAGLQSGDVVLAVNNKPLPPQQEGMEKLRTIIQQSPNQTLQFTVKRGDEILYIPVTPTPGDKGEGRIGVMLAPNGEVVRRPARSFFEVLTTAADQFQNYTELTLNGFRQLLTNFQENANQLAGPVAIVAVGAELARDDLNSLLQFGALISINLAIINILPLPALDGGQLLFLLLEAIRGKPLPNKIQEGIVQTGLALLLGLGFFLILRDTANLAFVQKFLAN
- a CDS encoding photosystem I assembly protein Ycf3, with translation MPRTQKNANFIDKTFTIMADILLKILPIDAKAKAAFVYYRDGMSAQAEGEYAEALENYYEALKLEDDPIDRSEILYNIGLIHASNGKLEEALDYYHQCIALNPRKASAFNNIAVIYHFQGEKLKQMGKEDEAEAMFDKAAEYWKQAIRLAPNNYLEAQNWLKTTGRADIDLLL
- the gatC gene encoding Asp-tRNA(Asn)/Glu-tRNA(Gln) amidotransferase subunit GatC, whose amino-acid sequence is MSLSEAEVRKVANLARLQLTEAEEKQFARQLSDILDYFQQLQELDTEGVEPTTRAIEVSNVTREDLHIPYGNREELLNLAPIREDEFFQVPKILT
- the ftsH2 gene encoding ATP-dependent zinc metalloprotease FtsH2 encodes the protein MKSSWRTLLLWAIPLLVVGFFLWQGSFVVNMGSGINTASTRMTYGRFLEYLEKGKVSSVDLYDNGRTAIVEAIDPELHQVQRLRVDLPGATPELIEKLKESGVTFDYHPARNDGAIWGLLGNLLFPMLLIGSLFLLFRRSSNIPGSPGQAMNFGKSRARFMMEAKTGVTFDDVAGIDEAKEELQEIVTFLKQPEKFTAVGAKIPKGVLLVGPPGTGKTLLAKAIAGEAGVPFFSISGSEFVEMFVGVGASRVRDLFRKAKENAPCLIFIDEIDAVGRQRGAGIGGGNDEREQTLNQLLTEMDGFEGNTGIIVIAATNRVDVLDAALLRPGRFDRQVIVDPPDFKGRVAILEVHARNKKLSPEVSLEAIARRTPGFSGADLANLLNEAAILTARRRKPEITMLEIDDAIDRVVAGMEGTPLVDSKSKRLIAYHEVGHAIVGTLLKDHDPVQKVTLIPRGRAQGLTWFMPGEEQNMLTKAQLMARIAGAMGGRAAEEEVFGYDEVTTGAAGDIQQATELARQMVTRFGMSELGPLSLEVGGEIFLGAGWMSRAEYSEEVAAYIDEQIRKIVEHGHQVARQIIRDNREVIDRLVDLLIEKETIDGEEFRQIVAEYTEVPEKERFVPQ